TGGGACTAATCAAGTGGGTTGCACAAGCCAAGCAAGGATCAAATGAGTGAATGGTCCGTAATAATTCTAAGGGTTGATCTGTGTTCACAACAGGTGTGTCTAACAACGATGCCTCATAGGCTCCTTTTTGTCCTTGGGCATCCCGTGGGGACGCATTCCAAGTCGATGGAACCACAATCTGATAAGCACTCACTTTACCATCCTTAATCTTAACCCAATGTCCTAACGCTCCACGAGGTGCTTCACAAATACCCACTCCCTGCGCTTGGCTTGGCCAGGTTTTCGGTTCCCATTTTTGACCGTTAAAAACGGTACTATCCCCCGCTTTAAGATTGGCAATAAGTTCCGCATAAAAACCTGCCAAGTGGTCAACACAAAACTTTGTTTCTAACCCCCTTGCTAAGGTTCGACCCAACGTCGAAAAGACAGCTGAGACCGGCAAATCGAGTTTACGCAAGGCACTATCGACCAGTTCCTTAATTTCTTGGTTCCCGCGAGCATAGCCGACAACAAAACGTGCTAGCGGACCCACTTCCATGGCATGCCCTTGCCAACGAGGGGTTTTTATCCAGCTATAGCCCTTGTTTTCGTCTAACGTGGTATAGGGGGGACGAGGACCGTCATAATGCGGATCTGTCCTACCTTGCCAAGGATGAAGGCCACTATGTATATCATCATACTGATACCAGGAATGGGAGACAAACTCCTGAATTTGTTTTGGATCCTTAAGATCAACATCGTAGACTTTACTGAGATCTCTATCGAGAACAACCCCTCCGGGAAACAAATAACTATCCGCCTCCCGAATATCCGTCGTTGGAATCCCGCCATACGCTAAATAGTTGCTAACCCCGCCCCCATAAAGATCGTTTTTATAAAAACCGGCAATCGCTAACAAATCCGGAATCAAAACCTGATCAACAAACGTCTGAGCCTCCTCGATTTTTGCTTTTACAAGGTTCAAGCGTTCTATATTGATGACATCGTTGTCATCGAGATTAATAGCACTAGCCATCCCCCCCACTAAATAATTAGGATGAGGGTTTTTACCCCCAAATACAGTATGTATCTTCACAATTTCCTTTTGCCAATTTAAGGCTTCAAGATAATGGGCAACACCCAAAAGGTTCACTTCTGGTGGCAAACGATAAGCCGGATGACCCCAGTAAGCATTTGCGAAAATACCCAACTGACCGCTACCGACAAAGTCTTTAAATTTTTTCTGGATATCCGTAAAATAACCGACAGAGGATTTAGGCCAACTGGAGATTTTTTGGGCTAAATTACTGGTTTGTTGCGGGTCAGCTTTCAAGGCACTCACGACATCGATCCAATCAAATCCGTGTAAGTTATAAAAATGGATCACATGGTCATGAGCAAATTGAGCCGTTGTCATGATATTGCGGATTAAGTTCGCATTTTTAGGGACCCGGATATCTAAAGCATCCTCCACTGCCCGGATTGAACCAATAGCATGAATATGCGTACAAACTCCACAAATTCGTTGGACAAATGCCCAAACATCCCGCGGATCTCGATTTTCCACAATTTTTTCGATTCCTCTAAATACCGTCCCTGAACTCAAAGCATCGGTAATCTTAGTACCATCAACCACAGCTTCTATGCGTAGATGCCCTTCTATTCGAGTAATTGGATCAACGACAATTCGCTTGGACATATACCCAGCCCTTTCAATTCCTAATTTACTATTTTTCTTTCTTTTCGTTTCCCTTAACGACCGCAGTAGCCCCAGCGTGGGCTAAAATTCCTACCCCAGTTACACCTAAGGTTGCCAAGCCCAGTTTGTCAGCCCCCCTACCGATCACATTATTAGGAATTGCCGCAAGGTGGGTGTAAATAGGGGTATTATCATAAAAATTTCCCTCAGAACATCCAATACAAGGGTGACCGGATTTAATGGGATAGCTCACACCATCATTCCACTGGGTAATAGCACAAGCATTGTAGGTGGTAGGTCCTTTACATCCCATTTTATACAAACACCAGCCTTGCTTGGCGCCTGCATCATCGAAGGCTTCCACAAACTGTCCCGCGTCAAAAAAAGCCCTCCGATTACAATTGTCATGGACGCGGTGTTCATAGAAAGCCCTAGGCCGACCTAAATTCGTTAATTCTGGGATCTTCCCGAAGGTCAGATAGTACACAATAGTACCAGTTATTACTTCTGCGATTGGAGGACAACCGGGCACATCAATAACCGGTCGATTTCGGACAACCTTTCGAACAGGAACCGCCTCAGTAGGATTAGGGTAAGCAGCTTGAATACAGCCGTTCGTAGCGCAGGACCCAAAGGCAATAACAACCGCTGCCCCATCAGCAGCCTCTTGGAGAACACTTGTAGCGGTCTTACCGCCAATGGTACAATAGACTCCACCATCCCCTAGGGTAGGACTTCCCTCCACGACTAATAAATACTTTCCTCGATAATCGCGCATTGTCTTCTGTTTGGCTGCCTCAGCTTGCTCCCCTGCAGCGGCTTGAAGCGTTTCCATATAATCCAACGAGATCATATTAAGAATCAAATTAGCCACTAATGGATGAGCAGAACGAATAAAGGACTCACCACAACAAGTACACTCTTGAAGATTAAGATAGATTACGGGCATCCGAGGCTTCGACTCTAAAGCTTGCACTATTTTAGGAACTGCCCCTATGTCAAGGCTGAGTAAACCCGCCGTTATAGTGCAAAATTTTAGAAAATCCCGCCTGGATACCCCTTTGCTCTGAGCCCATTGATAAAAACTTTCCGAAGCGGACAAGTCTCATCCCTCCCCAGTGTTGTTAATTGAACAATGTTTATTAAAGTTTCACCTGGGCATTGTTGCTCATTTTTTCTTATTGTACCCGTTTACCCTTGCTTATACCCTTATGGAATCTAAAAAGCTCCGCTACAAAGCGGAGTACTCCTATGGTATAATATTGTCGAAAAGAAGGGAAAAAGAATGCAAGTGCAGTCGCCGTAAGAGACCTGCCGGGAGTAGCAGCCGCAGGTGAAAAGTTCGAGATATATGCTGTTAAACTCTACATCTCTTCGTAGAGAATTCTAAGTTTCTTATCTTTACACCTGAAGAATGGAGATGGGCATTTGCATTTCGCCTTGAAACCTCATTACGAAAGCCCCCATCACATTGGGGCATTGATATAGGCCTTTCCCTATCTAAATTTCCGATTGCAAACTAGAGCCCCTTTATGACTCCTCCGAGAAGTACCTCCGCGCCTTATCGTTTCTATCTTTGTTACCCAGACGAGTTCTGGGCTGCGTTAATTCCTCACCGTCTGGTAGTTTAACTGCAAAGTGAGCGCCCTCAAGAATCTGGGCCAGAACGTTCAATGGGGTCGTCGCTACTTCGCGGTACATTCGATGGGTGTACATGTGACGAACGTTGGGAAACTCTTGCTTAAATAAACGCCTGGCCTTGTCGCCTGAATCATCAGCATCCAGGAGAATGCAAACCTCATCATCACTAAACTCCGCGATTAACTGTTCCAACTTAACCAGACCCAACGTCCCATAGGTGCAAGCGATCTCCACTGGTTCATCCAGAAGCTCCAGCAAACGCAGTTTATCAGTTTTTCCTTCAACAATAATAACTCTACCCATTATCCCACCTATACCTTCAGGCCACGACGTTGTTTGTCGTGCTTATACTTCTATAGAATAAACAGGTGATGGATTTGGCGCAAGGACCACGAAACATGTCATATCTTTATCTCCAGTGTTTGTGAGACTAAATACTTCCGAACCCTTGCAGTGTATTACATCACCTTGAGTAATTTCATGATTTGTCCCATCGACCCCCATTTGTCCTTGCCCAACAAGTACATGAATTAGAAGGTCGCTTTCTTCATGATTATGAGGAGGTACTCCTTGGCCAGGTCTAAAATTTAGAACAAAGTTAAGAATTCTACTTTCATTATAAAGAATCCTCTTGGTAAGGTTTTCATCCATATACACGATTTTCTCCGATAATTTCTCGATGTTCATGATGTTCAACCACCTTTATTTATTTATTACAATAGTGTTTACGCGAACTTATAAATACTAAATTAAAGGTCATAACTAATGTTTCCATTCGTTTCATTTCTGATGCAAATTACCCTTGTTATGTTTGGCAATGCGAGCAAAAAAACGCATTTCGTCCCCCAACCTCGGCCTTTTGGATAGCCTCGTGGCAAACTAAACACGGTTTGTCGGCCCGATCATAAACCTTAAAAAACGGGTTATATCCACCGGTAAAATCATCCCATGGTGCAAAATGTTCCTCCATATCTCCTCCAAGACGGATAGAATCCTGAAGAACGGAGACCAAGGAATGATATAACGTCATCTTGTCAGCTAAATCTATCCTAGAAATCGATCGAGTCGGCAAAATGCCCGCACTAAACAAAGCTTCATTTGAATAGGCATTACCCACTCCAGCGATATTTTTGGGATTCATTAACCAAGGCTTAATCATACCCTTTTTACCATCAAGCAATTGAGCAAAACCTTGGGCATTAAAGTTAGGGTCTAAGGGGTCGCTTCCCAGTTTGAGCAATTTTGTCTCAAGCTGCTCCTGCGCAAGGTAATGTAAATAACCCAATGTGAGACTACAGAATAAGAGCATTGAACCGTCCGATAAACCGAATACAACGCTTGCCTTTCCTGGCAGTTCCTTAATCCTTTGTCGTAAATCCTCTACATTATTCTGGACAATTTCAGAAATTACGGCCTTTTTCGATGGGTTCGCAATAGGCCCATAAAGTGTTTCTACATTTTCTGGGGGTACATAAAAAAGCCTACCATCAAGCATCATATGTGTCAGGAGAAAATGGCCATCATCAAGCTGAAAAACAAGGTATTTGCCCCTACGAATGATATCTTTGATAAGCTTTCCGGTAACGACCTTGCAAAAATCCGTACTTTCTATGTTAACGCTTTTAATTCGTAAGACATTAACGGCGTCAACCCGTTTATCCTTAACACATCGGTTCAAATAGTCTTTGTATATCTCCATCTCAGGTATTTCAGGCATGATACCCTCTCCATTTTTGATTTATTATTCCACTCACTCCGATTATTAATTCGCGACATTCCTAGGATATAGCATTCTCCCACTTCTTTTCAGCAGACAAGGGTTATAACAAACTTTTTTACAGTTTGTTATAACCCTTGTCTGCTGAAGAATATTTGAAGAGAGGTAATCACTTACCTCTCTTCAAATATTCTATATTCCTAAAAACAATTTACTCCAAGAGCGGTCCAAGTCTTGATACCGACGATTCCATCTTGGACTAAGCACATGCTCCCTTGAAACGATATTACAGCTGCTCTAGTTATTGGTCCGAAAATCCCATCAACGTTGCCTGTGTAAAATCCTCTTGTTTTTAGTAACCCTTGGAGCTTTACGACTGCTGGCCCGGAACTCCCTATTGCAAGAGTCGGACAGTGGTTGACCGGTGGTATGTGACAGTTTACGCCAAGAGCAGTCCAGGTCTTGATACCGACGATTCCATCTTGAACCAAGTTCATGCTCCCTTGAAAAGCGATCACAGCTGCTCTGGTCATCGGTCCAAAAATCCCGTCAATTTTTCCCGGGTTAAAACCGGCAGCTATCAAGTGATGTTGTAAATTTCTGACGGCAGGACCAGAGGAACCCTCTCTTAAAACTGGGCAAGGCGATTGGCCTGGAGTGTGGTCATGATGCAAGTTAAAGCCCCCCTTTTTTTATATCCTATGTTGAGCTAACAATTGATGTTAAAATAGGACATCACCCAAATTTAGGGTATTCTAGTAGGTATGACACTCTCTGGATCATCTTTCTAGCGACTGAATTCACTCCTACGCAGTACCGCTCATAAACCTCTTTATTGGCCGTTTAATTTTTACCATATTATTCCACATACCTCAAATGCTGCATATTATGTCGTATCACCGGAAAGGGAGGAAATGCAAATGGCATTTGGAAACGTTGTTGATGGAGCTGCTTGCGGCTGCGGGAAAGGCTTTGGCGCTGGAATCGCTGCAGTTGTGGTAATAATTCTTCTTCTGATCGCAATGGGAATCGTATTCTAACAATAGAAACCATAGAAAGGTAGAACTTCTTATGTACGGAATGGGTTATGCTGGTGTAGGTGTAGGTGTAAGCGTAGGCTTGGGCGTGGGAATTATCGCAGTAGCTATTTTGATTCTTATCGCTTTAGGCGTTATCTTCTAAAAAAAGCGTTTTATAAAAGAGGCTACCACGTTTAAATAGTGGTAGCCTCTTAGGGTTAGAATACTCTGTTTCAAGTTTTTCAGAAACCTCTAACCAACTGACCATTGAATTTATGACATTACGGAGTCATAGATTTGATTTTTTTGCTTCTTAACTGCCCACAAGCAGCATCGATATCTGCCCCATGTTCAAGACGGATACTGCAATTAATTCCTTGCTTTTTCAACGTATCATAAAAAGCCAGCATCGTCTCTTGCTCGCTTCTTTGGTATTGACTATGTTCATCCACCGGATTGTAAGGAATTAAGTTGATATTTGTGAGATGTAGCTTATCCCCAATCAGGGCCGCAAGTTGAAGGGCATGTTCCCTCTGATCATTCAGATCCTTGAGTAAAATATATTCCAACGTAATTCTACGATTCGATGTTTTCAAATAGTAGTCAACAGCCTGCATTAATACGTCGATTGGATAGGCGCTGTTTATTTTCATGATCTGTGTCCGAAGTTCGTTCGTCGGCGCATGTAATGAGATCGCAAGATTCACCTGTAAATTGGTATCGGCGAATTCATATATTTTATCGGCTAAGCCACTGGTCGAAACGGTAATATGCCTGCCACCAATGGCAAGTCCTTTGTGATCTTTAATAATCTGTAACGAGTTTACGACATTATTAAAATTATCAAAGGGCTCGCCAATCCCCATCACCACAACGTGTGTCACTTTTTCATCTTGTTTCGCATGATCCAGATGATGTTGGACTTGTATAATCTGTTCTACGATTTCGCCACACGATAAATCGCGATTTTTTGTTAATAACCCACTAGCACAAAAACTACAGCCAATGTTACAGCCTACTTGGGTTGTAACACAGACCGATAAACCGAATTTATGCCTCATCAAGACCGTTTCAATCAGATTATCATCTCTCAACTTGAACAAAAACTTAATCGTGCCATCCGTCGATTCTTGCTTATAGTGTTCACTTAATGATTGAAGAACAAAATGGTCCGCTAATAATTGAAGACACTCTTGATTAACATTCAACATTTCTGAGAAGTGGGTCACCCGCTTCCTATAAAGCCAATCCCAGACTTGTATTGCCCGAGACTTTTTATGTGAATATCCCAACAACCATGCTACGAGTTGATCAAAGGTTAATCCATAGATAGATTTTTTAGTCACTCTTTACCCTCTTTCCAAAGGAATTCTACGATTCGTTGGAACCTTCTTGCTTTATTCTTTTCATGTTGGTTTCAAGATCCCAAGAGCAGGTTTAATAGCCTTTATCCACTTCTACTTGGTTCATTAACGGAAACTTTCCTAGTTCGATAGTTTTAAGGGTGTTTAGAAAACAATCAACAGCCGCTTCAGGAGACGTTAGGGCCGATATATGCGGAGTAATGATTATTTCCTCACGACTCCATAGGGGAGAATTACAAGCCAATGGTTCGTTACTGAAGACATCCAAAACGACTAACCGCAAATTTTTATGATCGAGTGCTGCAAATAAGGAAGACTCGTCAACTGATAAACCCCGACCTACATTGATAAAACAGGCACCCCTTAAATGTTTAAATATTTCATGGTTGAATAATTTAAACGTACTGGGTGTTAGCGGAAGAGTATTAATCACCCAATTTGCGTCTTCTAGAACATGACCAACATTTTCTATGGGCACTACTTGGTTAAAATGCTCGTTCTGTGATCCGCTGAGTGAAACTCCTATTACACTGGCTCCAAACAATCTGAAATTCCTGGCAACTTCTTGGCCTATCGACCCAGTCCCAAAGATAACAATTTTTTGAGTAGAAATAGCGAACGGTTCAAAGACCTTCAATAGTTTAGTCTCTTTTGATTGATGAAACATATCATGGAACTGTATAACCCTAAGAACGTAACTAAGGCAATACTCACTAATTTTTTGCCCAAAAGAGCATATAGTGCGTGATAAAAGCACGTCCTTTTTCCATTCTTTATTGAATAGAAAAGCATCTACCCCAGCCCCAAGTGAGTGGACCCATTTCAAATTCCCAAACTGGAAGTTAGCTGTCGGTCTAAAAGAAACGAAAGCATCTGCCCATTTTAGGTCAGACTCTGAAACTCCGTCTTCAGGCAAAAACCTTAAATCTTTATTGAGTTTGCCGACTAAAAGGGTCTCCATAACCTTGTATAGGCGGCCAGTAATAAGGATCTTCTCTATCATCTTTTTTCCTCCGATTAACAATTTGCTTGCCCCTTATGTATCGCTTTGAAAAACTCCGCCAAAATCCAAAGGTGACGAGCCTTGCCTAATTCAGAGCTGATTCAAATATTACGCTATAGAAATTATCGCCTAATGAAACTTTATTAATGGTTTTAAATCCCTTACTATTACTTATTTCTTCTACATACTCTTCAGAAATCCTTTGGTCAACGGATGGACCCATGGGTGTTTTTCTCTTATGAAACTCGATGATCATAAGCCTTCCTTTTTGCTTTAAAATTCGCTTGATCTCATCAAGCATTATTTCCTTTGTTTCTACTTCATGCAATACCGTGACCATAATTGCCATGTCACAGCTATTATTATCTAAGGGAAGTGTCGTAGAATCAACCTTCTTAAGTTTGAGGTTTTTAATATTGCGCTCAGCCATTCTACTCGATAGTAATTCTAGCATATTATCGGAGATCTCTAGCGCATAAATATCATTGTTGCTTAGTTCCGTGGCAGGAAACGTAAATACCCCCGTACCAGCGCCAATGTCACATAGGGTCATGTTCTCTTTAAATCCTGCTTTTACTAATGAATTCTTGGGGCTAAGTTCTGCTAGCCTTAGTTCACTTTCGAATTTGGTAATTTTATTGTCATTCATTGAACTCATCTCCTCAACTTCGCAAACCTTGCTACTCTAGTATACCACTAATTCCCAGGCTATAAAATTGAGATCAACTCCCTCTTGTTACTAGTCTTAGGGGTAGTAGAACAATCTAATCGATTCCGAGATATTTGAAACTATCTCCCTTTTACTCGAAATAAAATACAAATGAACAGAGGTCCTAGCACTGTACCGTCAAAAGAAGTTCGGTGATAGGATTTTTGGTGATAATGAGAAATATGTGGTAATATAGGGGGAGCTTTGCCCCTTACGTGTTGCGGATATTAAGTTTTAACTATGTATTATAAATATATCATCAATGGATTAGAAATGTTGTGGAATGAATGAATAGATTGGAATTACTAAAATGAAGTCATATACTGCATACCCAATCGTTGAGGAGCATCAGGGCCTGACGGTTGAGGTTTACTTAAAACAGATTCTGAAATATTCGGGAAGAAAAATCCAAAAGCTGACCCGGCAAAAGGGAATTTTGCTGAACAAAAAAGCCGTCTTCTTGCAAAAGAACGTTAAAAAGGGAGATATTTTGCGCGTTTTGACTCTTGAGGACTCATCCTACGGGGTCGAACCAGAGCCAGGGCCAATCGAACCATTATATGAAGATAGCTATCTAATCGTCTTGAACAAGCCCTCCGGTCTTCTGGTGCACCCGACAGGCCAAACTTCCCAGGGTACGTTAAGCAATTACCTTGCTCATTATTATCAACAACAGGGAGCCATCTGCACAGTTCGTCCAATCCACCGTCTGGACAGAGAGACTTCGGGGTGTGTTGTATTTGCCAAAGACAGCCAAACCCAAGCCCAATTAGAGAAATTCCTGAAGGAAGGAAGCCTAAAGCGCACTTACAAAGCCGTGGTGGATGGAATTCTGGACCCTCCCGTCGGCACAATCAATGCGCCGATTGGCCCCCATCCCACTAAGCCGAACCGTCGTGCGATCAACCAAAAAGGGGATCAAGCCATAACACACTATAAGACTGTTCAAAGCTTTTCCAGAGCTTCCCTCTTGGAACTAACTCTAGCCACCGGCAGGACGCATCAGATCCGTGTTCATTTAACCCATATAGGACACCCCATTATCGGGGACAGGATGTACGGAAAAAGCTCAGCTCTCATTTCCGGTCAAGCCTTACACGCCTTTTCTTTGCACTTCCCGCATCCAGTTGAGCCACTCGAAATTGCGGTCGAAGCTCAGTTCCCAGCAAGCTTTTTACGAGTGATTGAGAATTACTCAAAAATAGAAGGGTAGCACTGCCACCCTTCTATTTTGTATTTAACTACTATATCTATTCTGCTATACCGGTTAAAGCTCTAATGTATGAACTTCGTAAGTTAGGAAATTAAAACGTTGATGCCCATACTCTTAAGTTCTGCTCTTATGCTTGTAGGTAGACCAGAGTCGGTCACAAGTGTTTGCACACGATCCCAAAGGGCAAACGTATGAAAACTAACTTGCCCTATCTTGGCACTATGGGCAACAAGGATTACTTCCTTGGCTACTTCAAGCATGGCTTGTTTAACTTCAGATTCTAACATGTTGGAAGTCGACAAACCCCGTTCAAGGTTTACCCCCGTAGCTCCCAAGAACAACTTATCGGCATTAAAGCCCTTGAAAACGTCTCTTGCCATCGGCCCGACAAGCGCAAATGTGCCGTTTCGAACTTCTCCCCCTGTCAATAGCAACGTAATCTCATCCAAATTACCGAGTACACTGGCAATAGGCAATGAATTAGTAATCACAGTACATTTTGTATTCAGGGCTTGTGCAATCGCTAGTGTTGTAGTACCGGCATCTAAAATAATTGAATCTCCTTCTGAGATCAACGAAGCAGCTAGACGGCCAATTCTGGCCTTCTCGCGTTCAGCCTCGCCCATTCTCATCATTAATAAGGTATCCTTTGGGGGTACCGGAGGGTAGATTGCTCGTCCGTGTTCCCGTTGAATTAAACCCAACGTGGCAAGGCTCTTGAGATCTCGGCGGATTGTCATTTCAGATATATTAAACCGCTGCGCTAATTCAGTCACGGTTAATATCCCATGTTCTTGCAGTAAGTAACGAATCTCATTCTGCCTTTCTGAACTCACGATCTTACTCCTCTCGTAATCTTTAAAGAATACTAACAGAGCCCTCATACATCATGCCACTCAAGGCATCGACCGTCAATGTCTGACCATTAGAGACTATGGCAAAGGCTTCTTGAGCACCAACGATCGCCGGAATCCCATATTGTAAGGCGACAATCGCAGCGTGCGATGTCAAACCGCCCTCTTCTACGACTAATGCTCCAGCTCGGGCAATCAGGGGTATAAAACTCGCGTCCGTCGATTCTGTGATGAGAATGTCCCCATCATTAAAAGGGTCCTGCTCAGGAAATTTAATTTTACGTGCGCAACCGGAATAGGACTTGCGTCCGATTCCGACCCCCTTAGCCAAGATATTTCCCATAATTTGAACTTTAATCATATTCGTAGAGCCGACCTTACCAATAGGAACGCCCGCTGTAATAACCACCACATCACCGGCATGAATATAGTTTTGATTTAACGAGGTATTCACAGCAACTGACAACATTTGATCAGTTCCTGAACTTTCAGGCACAAGCAAGGCTTGAACACCCCATTGTAACGCTAATTTTCTTGCAGTGGTAGCAAATGGGGTTGCAGCGACAATCAGGGCAATGGGTCGATACTTGGAAATCATACGCGACGTTAGGCCCGAATGCGTCGGCGTTAAAATAGCAGCCGCTTCAAGGTCTTTTGCTATGGAATAACTCGCAAAACAAATCGCCTCGGCAACATTGAGCTGAGTATGTCGAGTGGCCAGATTAACCAAACTCGTCTTTTCCGTCCGTTGTGCAATTTTATCCATCATTTGAACAGCTTCCACTGGAAAAAGCCCAGCTGCTGTTTCACCCGATAACATAATGGCATCCGTTCCGTCCAAAATTGCGTTGGCAACATCACTTGCCTCCGCCCGGGTAGGCCTAGGTTGACGAATCATGGAATCAAGCATCTGAGTTGCAACTATAACAGGCTTACCTAACAAATTGCACTTTCGAATCATTTCTTTCTGGCTGATAGGTACTTCTTCGACCGCAATTTCAACACCAAGGTCTCCGCGTGCCACCATCAGTCCGTCAGCGACCTCAAGAATATTATCTAAGTTAGTCAGCCCCTCTTGGCTTTCGATCTTAGCGATAATATGGACATCTGCTCCCATTTCCTCAACGACCCGACGTACGGCCAAAACATCTAAGGCCTTACGAGTAAAGGAGGCGGCAATAAAGTCAATCCCTTGAGAAATACCAAAACGGATATCCTCTATATCCTTTTCTGTGACAGCCGGTAAATCGATTCGGG
This sequence is a window from Desulfosporosinus sp. Sb-LF. Protein-coding genes within it:
- the pyk gene encoding pyruvate kinase, whose amino-acid sequence is MRRTKIVCTIGPASESKEKVQALLAAGMDVARLNFSHGTHEEHGRRIVILKEEAARIGKHLGILLDTKGPEVRTGKVPDEGITLENGSVLSLDTDLSLGNQQRVGITYADLWQEVTPGTHILIDDGQIDLEVTSVDRGIIQTLIRNGGVLKSKKGVNVPGTRIDLPAVTEKDIEDIRFGISQGIDFIAASFTRKALDVLAVRRVVEEMGADVHIIAKIESQEGLTNLDNILEVADGLMVARGDLGVEIAVEEVPISQKEMIRKCNLLGKPVIVATQMLDSMIRQPRPTRAEASDVANAILDGTDAIMLSGETAAGLFPVEAVQMMDKIAQRTEKTSLVNLATRHTQLNVAEAICFASYSIAKDLEAAAILTPTHSGLTSRMISKYRPIALIVAATPFATTARKLALQWGVQALLVPESSGTDQMLSVAVNTSLNQNYIHAGDVVVITAGVPIGKVGSTNMIKVQIMGNILAKGVGIGRKSYSGCARKIKFPEQDPFNDGDILITESTDASFIPLIARAGALVVEEGGLTSHAAIVALQYGIPAIVGAQEAFAIVSNGQTLTVDALSGMMYEGSVSIL